The stretch of DNA GTACAGTCTGACGAGGCTGGCCTCAGTGGCCGGCAGGGCGGTGACTGGACACtgcgcacgcgcacgcagcTCGCGGGCTATACACGCGTAGCAATACACGTAGCTACGGGAGAGAAGGGATCGTAAGAATGTTGCAGAGATTTGACAACGAATTTTACGCAgggaataatattgtttttatgtgaGGAAAGATCAATGTaagaaaatagtaaattaactattatCACTCGACTTACCCCGACACCGGTAACACGGTTGGTATCTTCCACGACTGTAGACATATTGGACACTTGTTCTTCCAACGCGCTGCTCGCTCGTCTCGCTACAAACATATGAGAAGGTGTGAAACAAATTGCTTAAAGTACGATCTCGTATTAAAGGCTTTTATCATATACATAAAGATATGGCAGAGAATAACAGTAGTCGTGGGACTCAGGCAATAAGGTAAATACTGAAAAGAAAAATCATCTCAAAAGTATATAGTAGAGATGTTGTTtgtattactaatattataaatgcgaaagtttgtgaggagGTATGGATGTATTTCTGTTTGTGGCtcttttacaaaaaaactatcagacggatttggatgaaatttggtacagagatagattatagtttgaaatacagtagaactccaattatccgaactccgactatccgaatcgccgattatccgaatcacaaaaattgtcaaaaaaagtctaagtgcgctattattctccccccccgcgaagccagtgtttgtcaagtcttgaattgacttgtcttaacttgccgttgtgcctacgctgacttccccgcaatttaattcaataaaaaaatagtgcaatatcaaaacgtagcttttattctcttcaatggcaatttttttgaaaaaatccgattatccgaatatttgattatccgaatgggtcccggtccccattaactcggataattggagttctactgtataaCATGAGGTGATTTATATCTTTCAAACGCAGACAAACCGCTCTCAAATGCTCGTTAGCAAAGAGGTATAAGTATATAGTTACCGGTGGCGGTGGCGGCGTGGGGAGCGCGGTAGTGGGCGCGGCGCGCGTGTCCCACCAGCGCAGGAACTGCACGGCGAAGGCGCCGTACTCCACCGCGCGCAGCGCGCCGCTACCCACCAGCGGGAACCACTCCACGCCACTGGGACACACATACACAGTTACTGGTACACAATCTAATACACTTGGAACACTTCACTTTAGTCTCATTTTACCAGAGATTCGGATAGTTTTGGTGATGCAAGGACAAAGTAAAATcttacaaattaaacaaaaccagGTGCTTTTAGGAAATTAATTCAGAGCTTTCTTCCTTGTGAAGTCGCAATAATTGTAAACTAACAAAATTCAAAGAAATAGCTACTCACCTGAACTGTCCAGTGAAGAGGTTCCTGACGAGATCTCCCCAGGTGTACTGGTAGGGGGGCCGCGGCGGCGCGGGGCGCAGGCTGAGGCCGAGCGCGGCCAGCGTGAGCGAGTGCGTGGCGCCGCGCCCCGCCACGTACCGCGCCAGCcacgcgccgcgcgccgcccagCTCGCCGCGCGGACTATACGCCACGCTAACACCGCGCCGCGACGGGCTCGGTCCTGGGTGGACTGCTCAACCGAACACAATGAGGGTTACCGTATTTCTGCTCAACAGATGAAGCTGGTGTGAACTGAACTGTGAACCTCTATGGTGTCACACCACACAGAATTTAGCAGCTTTCAAAAAAGTTATGAAGGGACAAATTGACCTCGTGCTAAATAAGCGCCATCTGGTGTTTGAATAACGATAGTCCccattaagtacctactgtCTTTAACGCTGAAAGCTTCGGGTTCAGGATTCCTGTAGTCCATATCCATCGAGCAGGTctcaaaagttatttaatacataaagtt from Spodoptera frugiperda isolate SF20-4 chromosome 11, AGI-APGP_CSIRO_Sfru_2.0, whole genome shotgun sequence encodes:
- the LOC118274832 gene encoding peroxisome assembly protein 12 isoform X2; protein product: MAVYAAHLTRTLQGTPSVFQVTAQEALGSTVKPALRKVVEFLSVTYPTKCGWCLQWYDELYLLFDTCLQYYYLKHYAASFSESFYDLLRVPTVTSEFSTGQQLPVALERASLALLVLLPYIQDRLEAVVERWREDDEDGRLGKSTQDRARRGAVLAWRIVRAASWAARGAWLARYVAGRGATHSLTLAALGLSLRPAPPRPPYQYTWGDLVRNLFTGQFSGVEWFPLVGSGALRAVEYGAFAVQFLRWWDTRAAPTTALPTPPPPPRDERAARWKNKCPICLQSWKIPTVLPVSGYVYCYACIARELRARAQCPVTALPATEASLVRLYVD
- the LOC118274832 gene encoding peroxisome assembly protein 12 isoform X1, whose protein sequence is MAVYAAHLTRTLQGTPSVFQVTAQEALGSTVKPALRKVVEFLSVTYPTKCGWCLQWYDELYLLFDTCLQYYYLKHYAASFSESFYDLLRVPTVTSEFSTGQQLPVALERASLALLVLLPYIQDRLEAVVERWREDDEDGRLGKQSTQDRARRGAVLAWRIVRAASWAARGAWLARYVAGRGATHSLTLAALGLSLRPAPPRPPYQYTWGDLVRNLFTGQFSGVEWFPLVGSGALRAVEYGAFAVQFLRWWDTRAAPTTALPTPPPPPRDERAARWKNKCPICLQSWKIPTVLPVSGYVYCYACIARELRARAQCPVTALPATEASLVRLYVD